The following proteins are co-located in the Labrys monachus genome:
- a CDS encoding energy-coupling factor transporter transmembrane component T family protein: MTRLHDVNFFIKLAGAFAVMLLAWLVPGWRFGVPLAVLTLGFLHVARIPALKAYLKGATLLTGLVVASWLVNLALQGMPLLHAIPVAIGMAARLVTTTAAFYFVMETSSPGSILAAASAARLPPIVTLVLSLTFGIIPMLREDFERIADAQRARGMEIDDVPLPTRLRFALARGMPLLVQAIRMAHAISLSLSIYGFDLKRKRVTWRNVGVLVEARLAPREQEQ; the protein is encoded by the coding sequence ATGACGAGGCTTCACGACGTCAATTTCTTCATCAAGCTCGCGGGCGCCTTCGCGGTGATGCTGCTCGCCTGGCTGGTCCCAGGCTGGCGTTTCGGGGTGCCGCTGGCGGTCCTCACCCTCGGTTTCCTGCATGTCGCCCGCATCCCCGCGCTCAAGGCCTATCTGAAGGGGGCGACGCTGCTGACGGGACTGGTCGTGGCCAGCTGGCTCGTCAACCTCGCCCTGCAGGGCATGCCGCTCCTGCACGCGATCCCCGTCGCCATCGGCATGGCGGCCCGGCTCGTCACCACCACCGCCGCCTTCTACTTCGTGATGGAGACCAGTTCCCCCGGCTCCATCCTGGCGGCGGCCAGCGCCGCCCGCCTGCCGCCGATCGTCACGCTGGTGCTCTCCCTCACCTTCGGCATCATTCCGATGCTCCGCGAGGATTTCGAGCGCATCGCCGACGCCCAGCGTGCGCGGGGCATGGAGATCGACGACGTGCCGCTGCCGACGCGGCTGCGTTTCGCCCTCGCCCGCGGCATGCCGCTGCTGGTGCAGGCGATCCGCATGGCCCATGCCATCTCGCTTTCCCTCTCGATCTACGGCTTCGACCTCAAGCGCAAGCGCGTCACCTGGCGCAATGTCGGCGTGCTGGTCGAAGCGCGCCTCGCCCCCCGGGAACAGGAACAATGA
- a CDS encoding alpha-2-macroglobulin family protein, whose amino-acid sequence MIDAKSGFSRAIHRLASLWLALVLLGFAASLPAAAGPLFQADSYSYAADSYKDTIAKLAKTVKKTPVQIQQDLAAATAAGNARNTAVVVEQVLAFTPNDQRSWQKLADLLLAAEPFNSQDGYELPYKALGASIRAYELARTPVEKGAALNDVAQALVKREDWRPALNAYRASLDLVDNGDIRKTYEDLRENHGFRITDYTVESDAPQPRLCFQFSDPVSNAVSDFAPYFTQDPGPVSAVTVDGTKLCIEGLKHGARYHVTVRAGLPSAVDESLLKNADYDVYVRDRAPSVQFVGKNYVLPRSGQNGIPLVSVNTKQAKLKLYRVGDRSLISAVIDSSFLDQLYGSQAGDIARTKGHKVWEGTMDLPTPPNEDVTTAFPVDEALGKIDPGLYVMTAQAGDTAGDDDSQLATQWFVVSDLGLSTLKGKDGLHVFLRSIATASPLAGVKVRLLARDNEILATATTGPDGAAAFDAGLTKGSDGQEPALVVASDDKNDYAFIDLTQQAFDLTDRGVAGRDPPGPADAFVYVERGVYRRGETVHAAVLLRDGNANAVNDVPVTLIVQRPDGVEYSRIVLKDQGAGGRAADIAIVASAAGGTWRVAAYTDPKASPIGETSFLVEDYVPDRIEFDLAANGTRVDRNSGASLKVDGRYLFGAPAAHLDLEGDVSVSVDGQPFPQWKDYMFGLTDETVDAVQNSVDDLAQTDDNGHADLTVPLPQLPTTSRPLKANFAIRMREAGGRGVVRTASLPIASPGPMLALRPGFDDGAVPEGQQANFDVIAVDPGGARVAAKGVGWTLKRLTTSYQWYRTDNRWNYEAVTTARKVAGGTVDIAADKPASIAAPVQWGQYRLEIAGNGLASSSDTFYAGYYTSEKADTPDMLPVALDRASVKSGETLQVKIDARFAGKASVQVVGDRLLSSTLIDVPEKGTTVPLTVGSDWGTGAYVVVTHFRPMDVEAKRMPTRSIGLAWFGIDRTERTLDVSLSPVATMKPRQALKVPVKIGGLAGEKAYVTLAAVDVGILNLTGYKPPQPEAYYYDQKRLSAELHDIYGQLIDGMDGARGRIRTGGDGGAAETSPPPTQAPLALFSGIVEVGADGTADISFDIPAFNGSVRLMAVAWTPTKVGHASTDVIVRDPVVIAGTLPRFLSAGDQSRFRLDLLNAEAAPGDYTLAVNVDGPIDAAPSALYQTVKIGPVGSRTPVNIPITANGVGTARLVASLAGPGDVAIDQSFVLGVEPANPAVTRRTVQTIAPNGGGITLSSDLVSEMVPGTGAVSLSVGPPSSLDVPGLLRELDRYPYGCSEQLVSRALPLLYLADLGGNDIDLDGSVKDRLADTVQRLLSRQDSNGAFGLWSADSGELWLSAYVTDFLLRAREKGFAVPEGALTQAVDYLRNRVGNSPDVEEGKGEDVAYALYTLARAGRAPAGDLKYFADTKIGQFGTAMARAQIAAALGMLGDKPRAGEAFASAADALQGESAGSISAYTHYGSPLRDAAAMVALADDGNASAPVVRAALKVIGEQRAKYRYSSTQEMTWMVLAARGVVDQARSLQLGVDGTPHQGAFYKVYRNDRLAEPHTVTNPGPSSVQAVVAVSGSPTVAEPASASGMTLARSYYTLDGKPADPAEVQQNTRLVVVLDASRVGDDQTGNFLLVDRLPAGLEIENPTLVATGQTGNLSWLGDLTDVTHAEFRDDRFVAAYTDTAVKVAYIVRAVAPGRYVMPGAHVEDMYRPDRNATLATTTMSVTEK is encoded by the coding sequence ATGATCGACGCGAAGAGCGGCTTCAGCCGTGCGATCCATCGTCTGGCGAGCCTTTGGCTCGCTTTGGTCCTGCTTGGCTTTGCAGCTTCGCTGCCGGCGGCGGCGGGGCCGCTTTTCCAGGCCGACAGCTACAGCTACGCGGCCGACAGCTACAAGGACACCATCGCCAAGCTCGCCAAGACGGTGAAGAAGACGCCGGTGCAGATCCAGCAGGACCTCGCGGCCGCGACGGCGGCGGGGAATGCCCGCAACACGGCTGTGGTCGTCGAGCAGGTGCTCGCCTTCACGCCGAACGATCAGCGGAGCTGGCAGAAGCTCGCCGACCTGCTCCTCGCCGCCGAGCCCTTCAACAGCCAGGACGGCTACGAACTGCCCTACAAGGCGCTCGGCGCGTCGATCCGGGCCTATGAGCTGGCGCGCACGCCGGTCGAGAAGGGGGCGGCGCTGAACGATGTCGCCCAGGCGCTGGTCAAGCGGGAGGACTGGCGCCCGGCGCTCAACGCCTATCGCGCCAGCCTCGATCTCGTCGACAACGGCGATATCCGCAAGACCTATGAAGACCTGCGCGAGAACCACGGCTTCCGCATCACCGACTACACGGTCGAGAGCGACGCGCCGCAGCCGCGCCTGTGCTTCCAGTTTTCAGATCCGGTGAGCAACGCCGTCAGCGACTTCGCTCCCTATTTCACCCAGGATCCCGGCCCGGTCTCGGCCGTCACCGTCGACGGCACCAAGCTGTGCATCGAAGGGCTGAAGCACGGCGCGCGCTATCACGTCACCGTGCGCGCGGGCCTGCCTTCGGCCGTCGACGAGAGCCTGCTGAAGAATGCCGACTATGACGTCTATGTGCGCGATCGCGCCCCCTCGGTGCAGTTCGTCGGCAAGAATTACGTGCTGCCGCGCTCGGGGCAGAACGGCATTCCGCTGGTCTCCGTCAATACGAAGCAGGCCAAGCTCAAGCTCTACCGCGTGGGCGACCGCAGCCTGATCTCGGCCGTGATCGATTCGAGCTTCCTCGACCAGCTCTACGGCTCGCAGGCCGGCGACATCGCGCGCACCAAGGGCCATAAGGTCTGGGAAGGCACGATGGACCTGCCGACCCCGCCCAACGAGGACGTCACCACCGCCTTTCCGGTGGACGAGGCACTCGGAAAGATCGATCCCGGCCTTTATGTGATGACGGCCCAGGCGGGGGACACTGCCGGCGACGACGACAGCCAGCTCGCCACGCAATGGTTCGTGGTATCCGATCTCGGCCTCTCGACGCTGAAGGGCAAGGACGGCCTGCACGTGTTCCTGCGCTCGATCGCGACCGCCTCGCCGCTGGCGGGCGTCAAGGTTCGCCTCCTCGCGCGCGACAACGAGATCCTGGCGACGGCGACGACCGGTCCCGACGGCGCCGCTGCGTTCGACGCCGGCCTCACCAAGGGCAGCGACGGGCAGGAGCCGGCGCTCGTCGTCGCCTCCGACGACAAGAACGACTATGCCTTCATCGATCTCACCCAGCAGGCCTTCGACCTGACCGACCGCGGCGTTGCGGGGCGGGATCCGCCCGGACCGGCGGACGCCTTCGTCTATGTGGAGCGCGGCGTCTATCGCCGCGGCGAGACCGTGCATGCGGCGGTGCTGCTGCGCGACGGCAACGCCAATGCCGTGAACGATGTGCCGGTGACGCTGATCGTACAGCGGCCGGACGGCGTCGAATATTCGCGCATCGTGCTGAAGGACCAGGGCGCCGGCGGCCGCGCCGCGGATATAGCGATCGTCGCCTCGGCCGCCGGCGGTACCTGGCGCGTCGCCGCCTATACCGACCCCAAGGCTTCCCCGATCGGCGAGACGAGCTTCCTCGTCGAGGATTATGTGCCGGATCGCATCGAGTTCGACCTCGCCGCCAACGGCACCCGCGTCGACCGCAACAGCGGGGCCAGCCTGAAGGTCGACGGGCGCTATCTCTTCGGCGCCCCCGCCGCCCATCTCGACCTCGAGGGCGACGTCTCGGTGTCGGTCGATGGCCAGCCCTTCCCGCAATGGAAGGACTACATGTTCGGACTGACGGACGAGACCGTCGACGCCGTGCAGAACTCCGTCGACGACCTCGCCCAGACCGACGACAACGGCCATGCCGACCTCACTGTTCCGCTGCCGCAGCTGCCCACGACCTCCCGGCCGCTGAAGGCGAACTTCGCCATCCGCATGCGCGAGGCCGGGGGCCGCGGTGTGGTGCGCACCGCCTCGCTGCCGATCGCTTCGCCGGGGCCGATGCTCGCTTTGCGTCCGGGCTTCGACGACGGTGCCGTGCCGGAAGGCCAGCAGGCCAATTTCGACGTCATCGCGGTGGATCCCGGTGGGGCGCGCGTCGCCGCCAAGGGCGTCGGCTGGACGCTGAAGCGGCTGACGACCAGCTATCAATGGTACCGCACCGACAACCGCTGGAACTACGAGGCGGTCACCACCGCGCGCAAGGTCGCGGGCGGCACGGTCGATATCGCCGCCGACAAGCCGGCTTCGATCGCCGCGCCGGTGCAGTGGGGCCAATACCGCCTGGAGATCGCCGGCAACGGCCTCGCTTCGTCCAGCGACACCTTCTATGCCGGCTATTACACCAGCGAGAAGGCCGATACGCCGGACATGCTTCCGGTGGCGCTCGACCGCGCCAGCGTGAAGTCCGGCGAAACGCTGCAGGTGAAGATCGACGCCCGCTTCGCCGGCAAGGCATCGGTGCAGGTGGTCGGCGACCGGCTCCTGTCGTCCACGCTGATCGACGTGCCTGAAAAAGGCACCACCGTGCCGCTGACCGTGGGCAGTGACTGGGGTACCGGCGCCTATGTCGTGGTCACCCATTTCCGGCCGATGGACGTCGAGGCCAAGCGCATGCCGACGCGCTCGATCGGCCTCGCCTGGTTCGGCATCGACCGCACCGAGCGCACGCTCGACGTGTCGCTGTCGCCGGTCGCGACGATGAAGCCGCGGCAGGCGCTCAAGGTGCCCGTGAAGATCGGCGGCCTCGCGGGCGAGAAGGCCTATGTGACGCTCGCCGCCGTGGATGTCGGCATCCTCAATCTCACCGGCTACAAGCCGCCGCAGCCGGAGGCCTATTATTACGACCAGAAGCGCCTCTCGGCCGAGCTGCACGACATCTACGGGCAGCTCATCGACGGCATGGACGGCGCGCGGGGACGCATCCGCACCGGCGGCGACGGGGGGGCAGCGGAGACGAGCCCGCCACCCACCCAGGCCCCGCTCGCCCTGTTCTCCGGCATCGTCGAGGTGGGCGCCGACGGCACCGCCGATATCAGCTTCGACATCCCGGCCTTCAACGGTTCGGTGCGGCTGATGGCGGTGGCATGGACGCCGACCAAGGTCGGCCATGCCTCGACCGACGTCATCGTCCGCGATCCCGTCGTCATCGCCGGCACGCTGCCGCGCTTCCTCTCGGCCGGCGACCAGTCCCGCTTCCGGCTGGATCTCCTCAATGCCGAGGCGGCGCCTGGCGACTATACCCTCGCCGTGAATGTCGACGGCCCGATCGACGCGGCGCCGTCGGCCCTGTACCAGACCGTGAAGATCGGGCCGGTCGGCTCGCGCACCCCGGTCAACATTCCCATCACCGCCAACGGCGTCGGCACGGCGCGGCTGGTCGCTTCGCTGGCCGGCCCCGGCGATGTCGCCATCGACCAGAGCTTCGTGCTGGGTGTCGAGCCGGCGAATCCGGCGGTGACCCGGCGCACGGTGCAGACGATCGCGCCGAATGGCGGCGGCATCACCCTCAGTTCCGATCTCGTCTCGGAGATGGTGCCGGGTACGGGGGCGGTCTCGCTCTCCGTCGGGCCACCGTCCTCGCTCGACGTCCCGGGCCTGCTGCGGGAGCTCGACCGCTATCCCTATGGCTGTTCGGAGCAACTCGTCAGCCGAGCCCTGCCGCTTCTCTATCTCGCCGATCTCGGCGGCAACGACATTGATCTCGACGGTTCGGTGAAGGATCGCCTGGCCGATACGGTGCAGCGCCTGCTGTCGCGCCAGGATTCGAACGGAGCCTTCGGCCTGTGGAGCGCCGACAGCGGTGAATTGTGGCTGTCGGCCTATGTCACCGACTTCCTGCTGCGGGCCCGCGAGAAGGGCTTCGCGGTGCCGGAGGGCGCGCTGACCCAGGCGGTCGACTATCTGCGCAACCGCGTCGGCAATTCGCCCGACGTGGAGGAGGGCAAGGGCGAGGATGTCGCCTATGCGCTCTACACGCTGGCGCGGGCCGGCCGCGCCCCGGCCGGCGATCTGAAATATTTCGCCGACACCAAGATCGGCCAGTTCGGCACGGCGATGGCGCGGGCGCAGATCGCCGCCGCCCTCGGCATGCTCGGCGACAAGCCGCGCGCCGGCGAGGCCTTCGCTTCGGCCGCCGACGCCCTCCAGGGCGAGAGCGCCGGGTCGATCTCCGCCTACACCCATTATGGCTCCCCGCTGCGCGATGCGGCCGCCATGGTGGCGCTGGCCGACGACGGCAATGCCTCCGCCCCGGTGGTCAGGGCCGCGCTTAAGGTGATCGGCGAGCAGCGGGCGAAATATCGCTACAGCTCCACCCAGGAGATGACCTGGATGGTGCTCGCAGCCCGCGGCGTCGTCGACCAAGCCCGTTCGCTGCAACTCGGCGTCGACGGCACCCCGCATCAGGGCGCCTTCTACAAGGTCTACCGCAATGACCGCCTGGCGGAGCCGCATACGGTCACCAATCCCGGTCCCTCGTCGGTGCAGGCGGTGGTGGCGGTGTCGGGTTCGCCGACGGTGGCGGAACCGGCCTCCGCCAGCGGCATGACCCTCGCGCGCAGCTACTACACGCTGGACGGCAAGCCGGCCGATCCCGCCGAGGTGCAGCAGAACACCAGGCTCGTCGTGGTGCTCGACGCCAGCCGCGTCGGCGATGACCAGACCGGCAATTTCCTGCTCGTCGACCGCCTGCCGGCGGGGCTCGAGATCGAGAATCCCACGCTCGTCGCGACCGGACAGACCGGCAATCTCTCCTGGCTCGGCGATCTCACCGACGTCACCCATGCCGAGTTCCGCGACGACCGCTTCGTCGCGGCCTATACGGATACGGCGGTCAAGGTCGCCTATATCGTGCGCGCCGTCGCCCCCGGCCGCTATGTCATGCCCGGCGCGCATGTCGAGGACATGTATCGGCCCGATCGCAACGCGACCCTCGCCACGACGACGATGAGCGTGACCGAGAAATGA
- a CDS encoding phosphoribosyltransferase family protein: MTSENQAAGPFTGQSWTVDVAGLDVSLPIVAIKPDFAISLMMVIDLGVRFGEHAGRKLAEKLAPLKPDIIVGAATLGIPVAIEVTRALGLDHYVILQKSPKIHLGDALVQQISSITSKGEQRLLLDRQAIPLLRGKRVVVVDDVVASGSSLKGSVELVRHAGADVVGIGVILTEARDWQATLGEDCGLIHSLAHIPQFTQHEGSWTPIPETFL, from the coding sequence ATGACCTCTGAGAACCAAGCCGCCGGCCCGTTCACCGGCCAGTCCTGGACCGTCGACGTCGCCGGCCTCGACGTGTCGCTGCCGATCGTCGCCATCAAGCCCGACTTCGCGATCTCGCTGATGATGGTGATTGATCTCGGCGTCCGGTTCGGGGAGCATGCCGGCCGCAAGCTGGCCGAGAAGCTGGCGCCGCTGAAGCCCGACATCATCGTCGGGGCCGCGACGCTCGGCATTCCCGTGGCGATCGAGGTGACGCGGGCCCTCGGCCTCGACCATTACGTCATCCTGCAGAAATCGCCCAAGATCCATCTCGGCGACGCCCTCGTGCAGCAGATCTCCTCGATCACCTCGAAGGGCGAGCAGCGCCTCCTGCTCGACCGCCAGGCGATTCCCCTGCTCCGCGGCAAGCGCGTGGTCGTCGTCGATGACGTCGTCGCCTCGGGCTCCAGCCTCAAGGGCTCGGTCGAACTGGTGCGTCACGCCGGCGCCGACGTCGTCGGCATCGGTGTCATCCTGACCGAAGCCCGCGATTGGCAGGCCACGCTCGGCGAGGATTGCGGCTTGATCCACAGCCTCGCGCATATTCCGCAGTTCACGCAGCACGAAGGAAGCTGGACGCCCATTCCCGAGACGTTCCTGTAA
- a CDS encoding ABC transporter ATP-binding protein: protein MLDIHHVTAGFGVSDPVIADASVTIANGQRLLICGAAGSGKSTLLNIAAGIIPRLVPSPLFSGSVSLHGRPMAQFSKDDLYTAVSIVSQNVEDQLWDLSVEDLIAFPLENRGVDRNLIRARLQALLGEMELDALRGRRVLTLSGGERRMVAIAAALAVAPGLLVLDEPTTGLDPSARLRLVRILNKLASEIPALLVSEQDPASIEDTIDSVMLLAGGRLSPVTEAGEILRLETPWLEAGILPPHRRRSPRKTPPPGRTLLTISGLRTRLARPDGRPVLQDVAFDIRAGEILALIGRNGAGKTTLFQSILGLAKTVSGSIAIGGEPAQDWTAAKRARSIAYLPQNMRRILFNMTVLEEVVFSITAATGTAKDAAAKAKAIATLGKYGLAALADSSPVALSVRQQALLGLACADAAGASIAILDEPLLARDVHGRRMLDLFLDTMLSSGRSVMLISHDLELVDDVASRLLILEEGRITFDGRPDEAWASRAFGVLGWPTPHGIPAGEAA, encoded by the coding sequence GTGCTCGACATACACCATGTAACCGCTGGCTTCGGCGTTTCCGATCCCGTGATCGCCGACGCCAGCGTGACGATCGCCAATGGCCAGAGACTGCTGATCTGCGGTGCGGCCGGCTCGGGCAAGTCGACCCTGCTCAATATCGCCGCAGGGATCATTCCCCGGCTGGTGCCGTCGCCGCTGTTTTCCGGCTCGGTCAGCCTGCACGGCCGGCCGATGGCGCAGTTCAGCAAGGACGATCTCTATACGGCTGTCAGCATCGTCTCACAGAATGTCGAGGACCAGCTCTGGGACCTCAGCGTCGAGGACCTCATCGCCTTTCCGCTGGAGAACCGCGGCGTCGACAGAAATCTCATCCGCGCGAGGCTGCAGGCGTTGCTCGGCGAGATGGAACTCGACGCCTTGCGCGGCCGGCGCGTGCTGACGCTGTCGGGCGGCGAGCGGCGCATGGTGGCGATCGCCGCCGCCCTCGCCGTCGCCCCCGGCCTGCTCGTCCTCGACGAGCCCACCACCGGGCTCGATCCTTCCGCCCGCCTGCGGCTGGTCCGCATCCTGAACAAGCTCGCCTCGGAAATCCCAGCTCTCCTCGTTTCCGAACAGGATCCGGCATCGATCGAGGACACCATCGACAGCGTCATGCTGCTGGCCGGCGGCCGCCTGTCGCCGGTGACCGAGGCCGGCGAGATCCTGCGGCTCGAAACGCCGTGGCTCGAGGCCGGCATCCTGCCGCCACACCGCCGGCGCTCGCCGCGCAAGACCCCTCCCCCCGGACGGACGCTGCTCACGATTTCCGGCCTGCGGACCCGCCTCGCCCGCCCGGACGGGCGGCCGGTGCTGCAGGACGTCGCCTTCGATATCCGAGCCGGCGAAATCCTGGCGCTGATCGGCCGCAACGGCGCCGGCAAGACCACCTTGTTTCAGTCGATCCTGGGCCTGGCCAAGACCGTCTCCGGCTCCATCGCCATCGGCGGCGAGCCGGCGCAGGACTGGACAGCGGCGAAGCGCGCCCGCTCGATCGCCTATCTTCCGCAGAACATGCGGCGCATCCTCTTCAACATGACGGTGCTCGAAGAAGTCGTCTTCTCCATCACCGCCGCGACGGGAACCGCCAAGGATGCCGCGGCGAAGGCGAAGGCGATCGCGACCCTCGGCAAATACGGCCTCGCCGCCCTCGCGGACAGCAGCCCCGTGGCGCTGTCCGTGCGCCAGCAGGCGCTGCTCGGCCTCGCCTGCGCCGATGCCGCCGGCGCCTCGATCGCCATCCTGGACGAGCCGCTGCTGGCGCGCGACGTGCACGGCCGGCGCATGCTCGACCTCTTCCTCGATACGATGCTTTCCTCCGGCCGCTCGGTCATGCTCATCTCGCACGACCTCGAACTCGTCGACGACGTCGCCTCGCGCCTGCTGATCCTCGAGGAGGGCCGCATCACCTTCGACGGCCGGCCCGACGAGGCCTGGGCCAGCCGGGCCTTCGGTGTCCTCGGCTGGCCCACGCCGCATGGCATTCCCGCCGGAGAAGCGGCATGA
- a CDS encoding aminotriazole resistance protein, producing MMQPTTVNQSEGNTLFPIVLSIVAAAATGVLWAYANPIQLVPGVIQWRIFAFLPPLVGILLGWRSGFICGYLGTIVWSLLAGTFIPAHSLIVDGIMVGLTGLVPGLIFDPSKTGLGTSTLVKIAVACLVIGFVMVVAVSASLAYLGIFPFWWAVLYLGLSDIVPMIIGTPLLVIPALKILRGAHPAGFTRF from the coding sequence ATGATGCAACCAACTACCGTCAATCAAAGCGAAGGCAACACGCTTTTCCCGATCGTCCTTTCGATCGTGGCCGCGGCTGCCACCGGCGTCCTGTGGGCCTACGCCAATCCGATCCAGCTCGTGCCGGGCGTGATCCAGTGGCGCATCTTCGCGTTCCTTCCGCCGCTGGTCGGCATCCTGCTCGGCTGGAGGAGCGGCTTCATCTGCGGCTATCTCGGCACGATCGTCTGGTCGCTGCTGGCCGGCACCTTCATTCCCGCCCATTCGCTGATCGTCGACGGCATCATGGTCGGCCTGACGGGGCTCGTTCCCGGCCTGATCTTCGATCCGTCGAAGACCGGCCTCGGCACCAGCACGCTGGTCAAGATCGCCGTGGCCTGCCTCGTCATCGGCTTCGTCATGGTCGTGGCGGTCTCGGCGAGCCTGGCCTATCTCGGCATCTTCCCCTTCTGGTGGGCGGTGCTGTATCTGGGCCTTTCCGATATCGTCCCGATGATCATCGGCACGCCTCTCCTGGTCATCCCGGCCCTGAAGATCCTCCGGGGTGCCCATCCCGCGGGATTCACCCGCTTCTAG
- a CDS encoding glycoside hydrolase family 15 protein, whose protein sequence is MTSRIEDYALIGDCETAALVSRDGSIDWLCFPRFDSAACFAALLGTPDNGRWRIFPADRNARVTRRYREDTLILETEFETDTGVATLIDFMPLRDGTNDLIRLVVGQSGRVDFTTDFVARFDYGRTVPWVTKAEDGTITAVAGPDRLILSTPVTLEGEDLHTAGAFTVSAGDRVPFVLTYGPSHASRPTQPNVEAALESTQAFWREFASHCPPVGLWTDTVKRSLITLKALTYMPTGGIVAAATTSLPEQLGGTRNWDYRFCWLRDATMTLQAFMKLGYYEEASAWREWLMRAVAGAPEQMQIMYGVSGERNLLEWEAHWLGGYEKSRPVRVGNAAAGQFQLDVYGEVADAMLQAAKGGLPRHPRTRALSEVVMPFLESAWRRPDEGIWEVRGGSQHFTHSKVMAWVAFDRAASMASPSDDRAAFTERCRRVADEIHADVCQKGFDPELGSFVQAYGSKTIDASLLQIPLVGFLPPDDPRVIGTVKAIENGLMHDGLVLRYQTERVDDGLPPGEGAFLACTFWLADVLVLQNRYADARRLYERLQGLCNDVGLLSEEYDPVAGRMLGNFPQAFSHIGLINTALNLARRTGPAEERAEAAGEAPSQTEAEPVPA, encoded by the coding sequence TTGACATCGCGCATCGAAGACTATGCTCTCATCGGCGATTGCGAGACCGCGGCCCTCGTTTCCCGCGACGGCTCGATCGACTGGCTGTGCTTTCCCCGGTTCGATTCGGCCGCGTGCTTCGCGGCCCTGCTCGGCACGCCGGACAATGGGCGGTGGCGCATCTTTCCCGCCGACAGGAACGCCCGCGTCACGCGGCGCTACCGCGAAGATACGCTCATTCTCGAAACCGAATTCGAGACCGATACGGGCGTGGCGACGCTGATCGACTTCATGCCGCTGCGCGACGGCACCAACGACCTCATCAGGCTGGTCGTCGGGCAGAGCGGCCGGGTGGACTTCACCACGGATTTCGTCGCCCGATTCGACTATGGGCGTACCGTCCCGTGGGTGACGAAGGCCGAGGACGGCACCATCACGGCGGTGGCCGGTCCGGACAGGCTGATCCTCAGCACGCCCGTCACGCTGGAAGGCGAAGACCTGCACACCGCCGGCGCTTTTACGGTATCCGCCGGCGATCGCGTGCCCTTCGTGCTGACCTACGGCCCCTCGCACGCCTCGCGCCCGACGCAGCCGAATGTCGAAGCGGCACTGGAGAGCACCCAAGCCTTTTGGCGTGAGTTCGCGTCCCACTGCCCTCCCGTCGGACTGTGGACAGACACCGTCAAGCGCTCGCTCATCACGCTGAAGGCCCTGACCTACATGCCGACCGGCGGGATCGTCGCCGCCGCGACCACGTCGCTGCCGGAGCAGCTCGGCGGCACCCGCAACTGGGACTATCGCTTCTGCTGGCTGCGCGACGCCACCATGACGCTGCAGGCCTTCATGAAGCTCGGCTATTACGAGGAAGCCTCGGCCTGGCGCGAATGGCTGATGCGGGCGGTCGCCGGAGCGCCCGAGCAGATGCAGATCATGTATGGCGTCTCCGGCGAGCGGAACCTGCTCGAATGGGAGGCGCACTGGCTCGGAGGCTATGAGAAATCCCGTCCGGTCAGGGTCGGCAACGCCGCGGCCGGCCAGTTCCAGCTCGATGTCTACGGCGAAGTCGCCGATGCGATGCTGCAGGCGGCGAAGGGAGGCCTGCCGCGCCACCCGCGCACCCGCGCGCTCAGCGAGGTGGTCATGCCGTTTCTCGAAAGCGCCTGGCGCCGTCCCGACGAGGGCATCTGGGAGGTACGCGGCGGCTCGCAGCATTTCACCCATTCCAAGGTGATGGCCTGGGTCGCCTTCGACCGCGCCGCGAGCATGGCCTCCCCCTCGGACGATCGGGCCGCCTTCACCGAACGGTGCCGCCGGGTCGCCGACGAGATCCATGCGGATGTCTGCCAGAAGGGCTTCGATCCGGAGCTCGGCAGCTTCGTGCAGGCCTATGGCTCGAAGACGATCGACGCCAGCCTGCTGCAGATTCCGCTGGTCGGCTTCCTGCCGCCGGACGATCCGCGGGTGATCGGCACGGTGAAGGCCATCGAGAACGGCCTCATGCATGACGGGCTCGTGCTGCGCTACCAGACCGAACGGGTCGACGACGGGCTGCCGCCCGGCGAAGGCGCCTTCCTCGCCTGCACCTTCTGGCTGGCGGACGTGCTGGTGCTGCAGAACCGCTATGCCGACGCGCGCCGCCTCTATGAAAGGCTGCAGGGCCTGTGCAACGACGTGGGCCTGCTCTCCGAGGAATACGATCCCGTCGCCGGACGCATGCTCGGCAATTTCCCGCAGGCTTTCAGCCATATCGGGCTGATCAACACCGCGCTCAACCTCGCCCGGCGCACCGGTCCGGCGGAAGAACGGGCCGAGGCCGCCGGCGAGGCGCCGAGCCAGACCGAAGCCGAGCCGGTTCCCGCCTGA